A genomic stretch from Cryptosporangium minutisporangium includes:
- a CDS encoding NADH-quinone oxidoreductase subunit M encodes MSALLVALLAVPALGAVALAFWPASAERAARWFAVAVTGAVFTGALVLLGGRTTGPGPWTEFDVRWVPSLDVRLHFGVDGISWPLIALTGLIFLLCAVYSLRHVPKPGKPRTLLALLLALECGVLGVFLALDALVFFLFFEVTLLPMFAVIAIWGGSGRRSAARQFLLYTLFGSVLLLVGVVAATIARGTADLVAWAGETSPMSERGQIAVFVVLLVAFAVKSPLWPLHSWLPDAHTEAPTVGSVVLAAVLLKMGTYGLIRVGLTAAPEGAQAVAPVLGVLAVAAIIVAGLVCLAMGELKRLIAYSSVGHMGFVLLGIATLSTPGLQAALFGNVAHGVLTGLLFFLVGAVKDRYGTGDLDRLGGLATVSPWLAGLLGFAAVGSLGLPGLAGFWGEAFAVVGAFEGSAFFKVLGVVAALGAALAAAYFLRLLRRTTVGPLGSAVVADAPRLDAIELAAWAPLVVLALVLGLAPDLLLSLTAAPVEALVGTVAR; translated from the coding sequence GTGAGCGCGCTGCTGGTGGCACTCCTGGCGGTGCCGGCGCTGGGTGCGGTGGCGCTGGCGTTCTGGCCTGCCTCCGCCGAGCGGGCGGCGCGGTGGTTCGCGGTCGCGGTGACCGGTGCGGTGTTCACGGGCGCGCTGGTGCTGCTGGGTGGGCGAACGACCGGGCCCGGGCCCTGGACCGAGTTCGACGTGCGGTGGGTCCCCAGCCTGGACGTGCGGCTGCACTTCGGCGTGGACGGCATCTCTTGGCCGCTGATCGCGTTGACCGGACTGATCTTCCTGCTCTGTGCCGTGTACTCACTCCGGCACGTGCCGAAGCCCGGCAAGCCACGCACGCTCCTGGCTCTGCTGCTGGCCCTGGAGTGCGGCGTCCTCGGCGTTTTCCTCGCGCTGGACGCGCTGGTGTTCTTCCTGTTCTTCGAGGTCACGCTCCTGCCGATGTTCGCGGTGATCGCGATCTGGGGCGGTTCGGGCCGACGCTCGGCCGCGCGACAGTTCCTGCTGTACACGCTGTTCGGATCGGTCCTACTGCTGGTCGGCGTCGTCGCGGCCACGATCGCTCGAGGTACCGCCGATCTGGTCGCCTGGGCCGGGGAAACCTCTCCGATGTCCGAGCGCGGCCAGATCGCGGTGTTCGTCGTCCTGCTGGTCGCGTTCGCGGTGAAGAGCCCGCTCTGGCCGCTGCACAGCTGGCTCCCGGACGCCCACACCGAGGCGCCGACGGTCGGTTCGGTGGTGCTGGCGGCGGTCCTGCTGAAGATGGGCACCTACGGCCTGATCCGGGTCGGGCTGACCGCCGCACCCGAGGGAGCGCAGGCGGTTGCCCCGGTGCTCGGGGTGCTGGCGGTGGCCGCGATCATCGTCGCCGGGCTGGTGTGCCTGGCGATGGGCGAGCTCAAGCGGCTGATCGCCTACTCGTCCGTCGGTCACATGGGCTTCGTCCTGCTCGGTATCGCCACGCTCAGCACGCCGGGGCTCCAGGCGGCACTGTTCGGCAACGTCGCGCACGGCGTCCTCACCGGGCTGTTGTTCTTCCTCGTCGGGGCCGTGAAGGACCGCTACGGCACCGGTGACCTCGACCGGCTGGGCGGTCTCGCCACGGTCTCCCCGTGGCTGGCCGGCCTGCTCGGCTTCGCTGCGGTCGGCAGCCTCGGGCTGCCCGGCCTTGCGGGTTTCTGGGGCGAGGCGTTCGCCGTGGTCGGGGCGTTCGAAGGCTCGGCCTTCTTCAAGGTTCTCGGCGTCGTGGCTGCGCTCGGTGCCGCGCTGGCCGCCGCGTACTTCCTCCGTCTGCTCCGGCGGACGACGGTGGGCCCGCTGGGCTCCGCGGTGGTTGCCGACGCACCCCGTCTGGACGCGATCGAGCTGGCCGCCTGGGCGCCGCTGGTCGTGCTGGCGCTGGTGCTGGGCCTGGCGCCGGATCTGTTGCTGTCGTTGACCGCGGCTCCGGTCGAGGCGCTGGTGGGCACGGTGGCGCGATGA
- a CDS encoding CGNR zinc finger domain-containing protein — protein sequence MEYDTYNADALQLAVDLANLAAARDAAVAGVTPDGDELRAACETFVATHTDWFSEQASRTLTAPDVASIAELSHCLRNIASAGTDTESVDRLNALLQQCKPVPRATNHDGTPHLHYSDDDAPLVEQLGATVSMAMANLIVRHGRDRIGVCAATDCADVFVDTSRNRSRRYCSETCASRTTVSAYRRRQKAAR from the coding sequence ATGGAATACGACACTTACAACGCAGATGCTCTGCAGCTCGCGGTGGACCTCGCCAACCTCGCTGCCGCGCGCGACGCCGCGGTGGCCGGCGTCACTCCGGACGGCGACGAACTGCGGGCGGCCTGCGAAACGTTCGTGGCCACGCACACCGACTGGTTCAGTGAGCAGGCGTCCCGGACCCTCACCGCGCCGGACGTCGCCTCGATCGCGGAACTCTCTCACTGCCTGCGGAACATCGCCTCGGCCGGAACCGACACCGAGTCGGTCGACCGGCTGAACGCGCTGCTCCAGCAGTGCAAGCCGGTACCGCGCGCGACGAACCACGACGGGACACCGCACCTGCACTACTCCGACGACGACGCGCCGCTCGTCGAACAGCTCGGGGCCACCGTGTCGATGGCGATGGCGAACCTGATCGTCCGACACGGGCGCGACCGAATCGGGGTCTGTGCGGCCACCGACTGCGCGGACGTGTTCGTCGACACGTCCCGCAACCGCTCCCGCCGGTACTGCTCCGAAACGTGCGCGAGCCGCACCACCGTCTCGGCCTACCGTCGCCGCCAGAAAGCAGCCCGCTGA
- the nuoK gene encoding NADH-quinone oxidoreductase subunit NuoK, with protein MHPVVPYVLAAVLFGIGLYGVLVRRNLLLLLMAVELLLNAVNLILVTADVSTVGVPRSGAVFALFVIVLAAAEVGVGLALILQLYRLRQTVAVDRVDIGDGAGRADVEAGADGVDADQSVEGRR; from the coding sequence ATGCATCCGGTCGTGCCGTACGTCCTCGCGGCGGTGCTGTTCGGAATCGGCCTCTACGGCGTGCTCGTCCGGCGGAACTTGCTGCTGCTGCTGATGGCGGTCGAGCTTCTGCTCAACGCTGTCAACTTGATCCTGGTCACCGCCGACGTCTCGACCGTGGGCGTGCCGCGGTCCGGCGCCGTGTTCGCGCTGTTCGTGATCGTGCTGGCCGCCGCGGAGGTCGGCGTCGGACTGGCGTTGATCCTGCAGCTCTACCGGCTGCGGCAGACGGTGGCCGTCGACCGAGTCGACATCGGAGACGGGGCCGGCCGGGCCGACGTCGAGGCCGGAGCCGACGGGGTCGACGCGGATCAGTCGGTGGAGGGACGCCGGTGA
- the htpX gene encoding zinc metalloprotease HtpX: protein MVHHHFNGLKTALLLGVLSGAILALGYWLFGSTGLVIAAVVAIGMNGFSYFYSDKLALRSMRAYPVSEVDQPALYAMVRELATIAGQPMPRLYVSPTNQPNAFATGRNPRNAAVAVTDGIMQILTPRELRAVIGHELSHVYNRDILISSVAGALATMITMLANIAFFIPLGGGDDDDAPNPLVVLLTLIVGPIAAALIQLAISRNREFQADADGAKLSNDPLALASALRKIHMGTQTLPLPQESRLLSASHLMIDNPFRKSGVAGLFSTHPPMEQRVARLEDMARYMPAPGAPTDYRR from the coding sequence ATGGTGCACCACCACTTCAACGGGCTGAAGACTGCGCTACTGCTCGGTGTACTCAGCGGTGCGATCCTGGCCCTCGGGTACTGGCTCTTCGGTTCGACCGGCTTGGTCATCGCTGCGGTCGTCGCGATCGGGATGAACGGGTTCAGCTACTTCTACTCGGACAAGCTGGCTCTCCGCTCGATGCGCGCGTACCCGGTGAGCGAGGTCGACCAGCCCGCGCTCTACGCGATGGTGCGCGAGCTCGCGACCATCGCTGGTCAGCCCATGCCGAGGCTCTACGTCAGCCCGACCAACCAACCCAACGCGTTCGCGACCGGACGCAACCCACGGAACGCGGCGGTCGCGGTCACCGACGGGATCATGCAAATCCTGACGCCGCGCGAGCTGCGGGCCGTGATCGGGCACGAGCTGTCCCACGTCTACAACCGCGACATCCTGATCTCGTCGGTCGCGGGTGCGCTCGCCACGATGATCACGATGCTGGCGAACATCGCGTTTTTCATCCCGCTCGGCGGCGGTGACGACGACGACGCACCGAACCCGCTCGTCGTGCTGCTGACGCTGATCGTCGGGCCGATCGCGGCGGCGCTGATCCAGTTGGCGATCAGCCGGAACCGTGAGTTCCAGGCCGACGCCGACGGCGCGAAGCTGTCGAACGATCCGCTGGCACTGGCCAGCGCGCTGCGGAAGATCCACATGGGGACGCAGACGCTGCCCCTGCCGCAGGAGTCGCGGCTGCTGTCGGCGAGTCACCTGATGATCGACAACCCGTTCCGGAAGAGCGGCGTGGCGGGCTTGTTCAGTACGCACCCGCCGATGGAGCAGCGGGTAGCGCGGCTGGAGGACATGGCTCGCTACATGCCCGCGCCGGGCGCCCCGACGGACTACCGCCGCTAA
- a CDS encoding NADH-quinone oxidoreductase subunit N produces MTAVQSVDHAALAPVYALTAAAVLALVVDLILGHGKRWAGPVLLGVGALGPLVALVISLAVGTDRRGTFCTPSGVLPGGVRVGPSCSFVVDSASVAVTVLGCALALVVLALSVPVVRSAVVPPGEYVFLLLCSLIGLVVLGSARDLLTLLIAIETLTLPVYVLVGLVRRAGTEPGDPASAEAAVTFFVTSVVATTLTLLGIGLLYGVVGAVHLDRVAAALAGRPDARDLPLVGVAAVLVLAGLLFKLAAVPFHAWAPATYDGAPLPVAAWLATGSKLGGAVAVVVTVTTALRPVVDVLGPVLAVVAVVTMTVGNLVALRQRRLVRLLAWSAVAQTGYLLAPLAVFVSAEGRSDADVRDAVAGVAGFTAFYLVVSVGTFAAVVALRGAGAGGTLDDLAGAARRAPWATAAFVLGLAGLAGLPPGLAGLFAKVVVVQAALDGSAGWLAVVIGLNAVVGLAYYARAGAACFTPAPVPVRTPAFAGAPASVDTAGDIEPGEAVVADAESAAGRAPGSLVVAVAVGVTAIAGVVLGGWPQWVFEVAESVADALT; encoded by the coding sequence ATGACAGCAGTCCAGAGTGTCGACCATGCAGCCTTGGCGCCGGTCTACGCGCTGACCGCGGCGGCGGTGCTGGCGCTCGTGGTCGATCTGATCCTCGGCCACGGCAAGCGGTGGGCCGGGCCGGTGCTGCTCGGCGTCGGGGCACTCGGGCCGCTGGTCGCGCTGGTGATCTCGCTCGCCGTGGGCACGGACCGGCGGGGCACGTTCTGCACCCCGAGCGGTGTCCTGCCGGGTGGGGTGCGGGTCGGGCCGTCGTGCTCGTTCGTCGTCGACTCCGCGTCGGTGGCGGTGACCGTGCTCGGGTGCGCGCTGGCGTTGGTGGTGCTGGCGCTGTCCGTGCCGGTCGTTCGGAGTGCGGTGGTGCCGCCCGGGGAGTACGTCTTCCTGTTGCTCTGCTCGCTGATCGGCCTCGTCGTGCTCGGCTCGGCCCGCGACCTGCTGACGCTGCTCATCGCGATCGAGACGCTGACGCTGCCGGTCTACGTCCTGGTCGGCCTGGTGCGACGAGCGGGCACGGAACCGGGCGACCCGGCATCGGCCGAGGCGGCGGTGACGTTCTTCGTCACCTCGGTCGTCGCGACGACGCTGACGCTGCTCGGCATCGGCCTGCTCTACGGCGTTGTCGGGGCCGTGCACCTGGATCGGGTCGCGGCGGCACTCGCCGGGCGGCCGGACGCGCGGGACCTCCCGCTCGTCGGTGTGGCGGCGGTCCTCGTCCTTGCCGGATTGCTGTTCAAACTCGCCGCGGTGCCGTTCCACGCCTGGGCGCCCGCCACCTACGACGGAGCACCGCTGCCGGTCGCGGCCTGGCTCGCCACCGGGTCGAAGCTCGGCGGCGCGGTCGCGGTAGTTGTGACCGTGACCACCGCACTCCGCCCAGTGGTTGATGTGCTCGGCCCGGTGCTGGCGGTCGTGGCGGTGGTCACGATGACGGTCGGCAACCTGGTCGCGTTGCGGCAGCGCCGGCTGGTGCGGCTGTTGGCGTGGTCGGCGGTGGCGCAGACCGGTTACCTCCTGGCTCCGCTCGCGGTTTTTGTGTCCGCGGAGGGCCGGAGCGACGCCGATGTCCGGGACGCGGTGGCCGGTGTCGCCGGATTCACCGCCTTCTACCTGGTCGTCAGCGTCGGAACGTTCGCCGCTGTGGTGGCGTTGCGGGGCGCCGGCGCGGGCGGCACGCTCGACGACCTGGCCGGGGCCGCGAGGCGGGCGCCATGGGCCACCGCAGCGTTCGTGCTCGGCCTGGCCGGGCTGGCCGGGTTGCCACCGGGCCTGGCGGGACTGTTCGCCAAGGTCGTGGTGGTGCAGGCCGCACTGGACGGATCGGCGGGCTGGCTGGCGGTGGTGATCGGCCTCAACGCGGTGGTCGGCTTGGCGTACTACGCCCGGGCGGGGGCCGCCTGCTTCACGCCGGCGCCGGTGCCGGTTCGGACGCCGGCGTTCGCCGGAGCCCCGGCGAGTGTCGATACGGCGGGGGATATCGAGCCGGGCGAGGCCGTGGTCGCCGACGCCGAATCGGCCGCTGGCCGAGCCCCCGGATCGTTGGTGGTGGCCGTTGCGGTGGGGGTGACGGCAATCGCGGGAGTGGTGCTCGGCGGGTGGCCGCAGTGGGTGTTCGAGGTGGCCGAGTCCGTGGCGGACGCCCTGACCTGA
- a CDS encoding NADH-quinone oxidoreductase subunit L has translation MNADVALAAALPALPGAAGLAGLLLRPAGRRWAAALGVTTAAAALVVAAVLLSRMIDAGTMPRRYADYVPGGDTQDVDAATRLADFGTLEVLLAVRVDVAAAVVAVMVCVVALAVQVYSVAYLHDDDRFGPYAAQVSLFTAAMLLVVVSGDLFLLLIGWEVMGLCSYLLIGHDRSLPEAPGAAVKAFLVTRVGDVGFLLGVIVLGVAAGSFRIADILAADLGHGTLLVACLLLLAGVAGKSAQFPLHTWLPDAMAGPTPISALIHAATMVAAGVYVVFRLFPLYIRAPGALAVLGVVAAVTMLLAACAALAQDDIKRVLAWSTVSQLAYMTGALAVGNSGAALQHLLTHAAFKALLFLGAGAVIHAVASNSMAAMGGLRRTMPVTFWTMTIGLAALAGLPPFSGFWTKEYVLGAAEEAAAGHSSGEVWVGWVVLVAGLVTTALTGAYAARLWLRTFFGTYRGTATPHDPPALMRWPVLLLAVPAALGGAVVLWHVDSGVGWYAYVSPGRLVEIVPLGSFELHPLLALAATALALLGVGATWWRWRRDADVVPRALRPAFAAAFGIDAVQRALVVRPVRMLARLARVGDARAVGGTALGTGRSALRIGRTLAGAHARGLGGYVTTALAGGVLLAVLAAVGVLR, from the coding sequence GTGAACGCCGACGTCGCGCTCGCCGCCGCGCTGCCTGCGCTCCCCGGCGCGGCGGGGTTGGCCGGTCTGCTGCTGCGTCCGGCGGGTCGCCGGTGGGCCGCCGCCCTCGGAGTGACCACCGCAGCGGCGGCTCTGGTCGTCGCCGCCGTGCTCCTGTCCCGGATGATCGACGCCGGCACGATGCCGCGGCGCTACGCCGACTACGTGCCTGGCGGCGACACGCAAGACGTGGACGCCGCGACCCGGCTCGCCGACTTCGGCACGCTGGAAGTGCTGCTCGCGGTGCGGGTCGACGTCGCGGCGGCGGTCGTCGCGGTGATGGTGTGCGTGGTCGCGCTCGCGGTGCAGGTCTACTCGGTCGCGTACCTGCACGACGACGACCGCTTCGGTCCCTACGCCGCGCAGGTCTCGCTGTTCACCGCCGCGATGCTGCTGGTCGTCGTCAGCGGCGACTTGTTCCTGCTGCTGATCGGCTGGGAGGTGATGGGCCTCTGCTCCTACCTGCTGATCGGCCACGACCGCAGCCTGCCCGAGGCCCCCGGCGCGGCGGTGAAGGCGTTCCTGGTCACCCGGGTCGGCGACGTGGGTTTCCTGCTCGGCGTGATCGTCCTGGGCGTGGCGGCCGGCTCGTTCCGGATCGCCGACATCCTGGCCGCGGACCTCGGCCACGGGACGCTGCTCGTCGCGTGCCTGCTCCTGCTGGCCGGCGTGGCAGGCAAGTCGGCGCAGTTCCCGCTGCACACCTGGCTGCCGGACGCGATGGCCGGCCCGACGCCGATCAGTGCGCTGATCCATGCGGCGACGATGGTCGCGGCCGGTGTGTACGTGGTGTTCCGCCTGTTCCCGCTGTACATCCGCGCGCCGGGGGCACTCGCTGTGCTCGGTGTGGTGGCGGCCGTGACGATGCTGCTCGCCGCGTGTGCCGCGCTGGCCCAGGACGACATCAAGCGGGTGCTGGCCTGGTCGACCGTCAGCCAACTCGCGTACATGACCGGCGCGCTCGCGGTCGGCAACAGCGGTGCCGCTCTGCAACACCTGCTCACCCACGCCGCGTTCAAGGCGCTGCTGTTCCTCGGCGCCGGAGCCGTGATCCACGCGGTCGCGTCCAACTCGATGGCCGCGATGGGCGGTCTGCGCCGCACCATGCCGGTGACGTTCTGGACGATGACGATCGGCCTCGCCGCGCTGGCCGGTCTCCCGCCGTTCTCCGGATTCTGGACGAAGGAGTACGTGCTGGGCGCCGCCGAGGAGGCCGCCGCCGGACACAGCTCCGGGGAGGTCTGGGTCGGGTGGGTGGTGCTCGTCGCCGGTCTCGTGACCACCGCACTCACCGGCGCCTACGCCGCCCGCCTGTGGCTGCGGACGTTCTTCGGCACCTACCGGGGCACCGCGACACCGCACGACCCACCGGCCCTGATGCGCTGGCCCGTGCTCCTGCTCGCGGTGCCGGCCGCGCTCGGCGGTGCGGTGGTGCTCTGGCACGTCGATTCCGGCGTCGGTTGGTACGCCTACGTGTCACCCGGGCGCCTCGTCGAGATCGTGCCGCTCGGCTCGTTCGAGTTGCACCCGTTGCTGGCGCTCGCCGCCACCGCGCTGGCGCTGCTCGGGGTGGGCGCGACCTGGTGGCGGTGGCGCCGGGACGCCGACGTCGTCCCGCGCGCGCTGCGGCCCGCGTTCGCGGCGGCGTTCGGTATCGACGCCGTGCAGCGTGCGCTCGTGGTGCGACCGGTACGGATGCTGGCTCGCCTGGCCCGGGTCGGCGACGCCCGTGCGGTCGGCGGCACGGCCCTCGGCACCGGACGCAGCGCGCTGCGGATCGGCCGGACGCTGGCCGGTGCGCACGCCCGTGGCCTCGGTGGTTACGTGACGACGGCGCTGGCCGGGGGCGTGCTGCTCGCGGTGCTCGCGGCGGTGGGGGTGCTCCGGTGA